The Streptococcus mitis genome has a segment encoding these proteins:
- the vicK gene encoding cell wall metabolism sensor histidine kinase VicK, which translates to MIELIRKNILTSDFIFILILLGFILIVTLLLLENRRDNIRLKQINQKVKDLIAGDYSQVLDMQGSSEITNITNNLNDLSEVIRLTQENLEQESKRLHSILSYMTDGVLATNRRGKITMINDMAKKQLGVQKEEVLNKSILELLKIEDEYELRDLITQVPELMIDSQDDNGEYLSLRVRFALVRRESGFISGLVAVLHDTTEQEKEERERRLFVSNVSHELRTPLTSVKSYLEALDEGALSEPVAPDFIKVSLDETNRMMRMVTDLLHLSRIDNATSHLDVELINFTAFITFILNRFDQIRGQDEEKKYELVRDYPITSVWIEIDTDKMTQVIDNILNNAIKYSPDGGKITVTMKTTDDQMILSISDQGLGIPKQDLPRIFDRFYRVDRARSRAQGGTGLGLAIAKEIIKQHKGFIWAKSEYGKGSTFTIVLPYDKDAVKEEVWEDEVED; encoded by the coding sequence ATGATTGAATTGATTAGAAAAAATATTCTTACTAGTGATTTTATCTTCATTTTAATTTTATTGGGTTTTATCTTGATTGTTACCTTGCTTTTGCTAGAAAATCGGCGAGATAATATTCGGTTGAAGCAAATTAATCAAAAAGTCAAAGACTTGATTGCAGGAGATTATTCTCAGGTATTGGATATGCAAGGAAGCTCTGAAATTACTAATATTACCAATAATCTCAATGATTTATCAGAAGTAATTCGCTTGACCCAAGAAAATCTGGAACAAGAGAGTAAACGATTGCACAGTATCCTCTCTTACATGACAGATGGTGTCCTTGCGACCAATCGTCGTGGTAAGATTACTATGATTAATGATATGGCTAAGAAACAGCTAGGTGTTCAGAAGGAAGAGGTTCTCAATAAAAGTATTCTAGAATTGCTTAAGATTGAAGATGAGTATGAACTTCGTGATTTGATTACCCAAGTTCCTGAGCTAATGATTGATTCTCAGGATGACAATGGTGAATATCTGAGCCTTCGTGTACGTTTTGCCTTGGTTCGTCGTGAGTCTGGCTTTATTTCTGGTTTGGTTGCTGTTTTACACGATACGACGGAGCAGGAGAAGGAGGAGCGCGAACGGAGACTCTTTGTTTCCAACGTTAGTCATGAGTTACGAACTCCTTTGACTAGCGTAAAATCCTATCTTGAAGCTTTGGATGAGGGGGCCTTGTCAGAACCTGTCGCGCCAGACTTTATTAAGGTGTCTCTAGATGAAACCAACCGTATGATGAGGATGGTGACGGATCTCCTCCATCTTTCACGTATTGATAATGCAACCAGTCACCTAGATGTCGAACTGATTAACTTCACAGCTTTTATTACCTTTATCCTCAACCGTTTTGATCAGATAAGAGGGCAGGACGAAGAGAAGAAATACGAACTGGTGAGAGATTATCCCATTACCTCAGTTTGGATAGAGATTGATACAGATAAGATGACACAGGTGATTGATAATATTCTTAACAATGCCATCAAGTATTCTCCAGATGGTGGGAAAATCACAGTGACCATGAAGACAACTGATGATCAGATGATTTTATCCATTTCAGACCAAGGATTGGGGATACCAAAGCAAGATTTACCACGTATCTTTGACCGTTTTTATCGTGTGGATCGTGCTAGAAGTCGTGCCCAAGGTGGTACTGGTTTAGGACTAGCTATCGCTAAAGAGATTATCAAACAACATAAGGGCTTTATTTGGGCCAAGAGTGAATACGGTAAGGGATCAACCTTCACCATTGTGCTCCCTTATGATAAGGATGCAGTGAAGGAAGAAGTATGGGAGGACGAAGTAGAAGACTAG
- the yycF gene encoding response regulator YycF produces MKKILIVDDEKPISDIIKFNMTKEGYEVVTAFNGREALEQFEAEQPDIIILDLMLPEIDGLEVAKTIRKTSSVPIIMLSAKDSEFDKVIGLELGADDYVTKPFSNRELQARVKALLRRTDLVSVDNQESDEKKTQPLQIGDLEIVPDAYVAKKYGEELDLTHREFELLYHLASHIGQVITREHLLETVWGYDYFGDVRTVDVTIRRLREKIEDTPSRPEYILTRRGVGYYMRNND; encoded by the coding sequence ATGAAAAAAATATTAATTGTAGATGATGAAAAACCAATCTCGGATATTATCAAGTTTAATATGACCAAGGAAGGTTACGAGGTTGTAACTGCTTTTAATGGTCGTGAAGCACTAGAACAATTTGAAGCAGAGCAACCAGATATTATTATTCTGGATTTGATGCTTCCCGAAATTGATGGTTTAGAAGTTGCAAAGACTATTCGTAAGACGAGTAGTGTACCTATTATCATGCTGTCAGCTAAAGACAGTGAGTTTGATAAGGTTATCGGTTTAGAGCTTGGAGCGGATGACTATGTAACCAAACCCTTCTCAAATCGTGAGTTGCAGGCGCGTGTTAAAGCTCTTCTTCGTCGTACGGATTTGGTTTCTGTAGATAATCAAGAATCAGATGAAAAGAAAACCCAACCCTTGCAAATTGGGGACTTGGAGATTGTACCAGATGCTTATGTAGCTAAAAAATACGGTGAAGAACTAGACTTAACCCACCGTGAATTTGAGCTTTTGTACCACTTGGCGTCTCATATTGGTCAAGTGATTACACGTGAACATTTGCTTGAAACGGTCTGGGGTTATGATTATTTCGGAGATGTTCGGACTGTTGACGTAACTATCAGACGTTTGCGTGAGAAGATTGAAGATACACCTAGTCGTCCAGAGTATATCCTAACACGTCGTGGTGTTGGTTATTATATGAGAAATAATGATTGA
- a CDS encoding MBL fold metallo-hydrolase has protein sequence MSETGFKYSILASGSSGNSFYLETPKKKLLVDAGLSGKKITSLLAEINRKPEDLDAILITHEHSDHIHGVGVLARKYGMDLYANEKTWQAMENSKYLGKVDSSQKHIFEMGKTKTFGDIDIESFGVSHDAVAPQFYRFMKDDKSFVMLTDTGYVSDRMAGIVENADGYLIESNHDVEILRAGSYAWRLKQRILSDLGHLSNEDGAEAMIRTLGNRTKKIYLGHLSKENNIKELAHMTMVNQLAQADLGVGVDFKVYDTSPDTATPLTEI, from the coding sequence ATGAGTGAAACAGGCTTTAAATACAGTATTTTAGCGTCGGGTTCCAGTGGAAATTCCTTTTATCTGGAAACTCCAAAAAAGAAGCTTTTAGTGGATGCAGGCTTGTCGGGCAAGAAAATTACCAGCTTACTTGCTGAAATAAATCGCAAACCAGAGGACTTGGATGCCATCTTGATTACGCATGAGCATTCTGACCATATTCATGGAGTGGGTGTTTTGGCTCGCAAGTATGGTATGGATTTGTACGCCAATGAAAAGACCTGGCAGGCTATGGAAAATAGCAAGTATCTTGGCAAAGTGGATTCATCTCAGAAGCACATTTTTGAGATGGGTAAAACCAAAACCTTTGGAGATATCGACATTGAGAGTTTTGGTGTTAGCCATGATGCGGTTGCACCACAATTCTATCGCTTTATGAAGGATGATAAGAGTTTTGTCATGCTGACTGATACAGGTTATGTTAGTGATCGAATGGCAGGAATTGTCGAAAATGCAGATGGCTATCTTATCGAGTCCAACCATGATGTAGAGATTTTGCGAGCAGGTTCTTACGCTTGGCGACTCAAACAACGAATACTATCGGATCTGGGTCACCTTTCTAACGAGGACGGTGCTGAAGCTATGATTCGTACCTTGGGAAACCGCACTAAGAAGATCTACCTTGGGCATTTATCTAAGGAAAACAATATCAAGGAACTGGCTCACATGACCATGGTTAATCAGCTAGCACAAGCTGATCTAGGTGTAGGAGTAGACTTTAAGGTTTATGATACCTCACCGGATACCGCAACACCATTGACAGAGATATAA
- the mutY gene encoding A/G-specific adenine glycosylase, whose protein sequence is MLDLKEYGIVMWPEEKIISFREKLLAWYDENKRDLPWRRSKNPYHIWVSEIMLQQTRVDTVIPYYERFLDWFSTVESLATAPEERLLKAWEGLGYYSRVRNMQAAAQQIIADFGGQFPNTYEGISSLKGIGPYTAGAISSIAFNLPESAVDGNVMRVLARLFEVNHDIGIPSNRKIFQAMMEILIDPERPGDFNQALMDLGSDIEAPVNPRPEESPVKDFSAAYQHGTMDRYPIKAPKKKPVPIYLKALVVKNTQGQFLLEKNESEKLLAGFWHFPLIEVDNFSQEEQFDLFHQVAEENVNFGPSPEESFQQDYDLEVDWLDVYFDTVKHVFSHRKWHVQIVAGQVTDFHNFSDREVRWLSPEEFKNYPLAKPQQKIWQAYAQANLDNSKD, encoded by the coding sequence ATGTTAGATTTGAAAGAATACGGTATTGTCATGTGGCCGGAGGAGAAGATCATTTCTTTCCGTGAGAAACTTCTCGCCTGGTATGATGAAAACAAAAGAGATTTACCCTGGCGTAGAAGTAAAAATCCTTATCATATCTGGGTGTCTGAAATTATGCTCCAGCAGACCAGGGTGGATACAGTTATTCCATACTATGAACGATTCTTGGACTGGTTTTCGACAGTGGAAAGTTTGGCAACTGCCCCTGAAGAGCGTTTGTTGAAGGCTTGGGAAGGTTTGGGTTATTATTCTCGAGTACGCAATATGCAGGCTGCGGCTCAGCAGATTATAGCTGACTTTGGTGGTCAATTTCCAAACACCTATGAAGGAATTTCCAGCTTGAAAGGGATTGGTCCCTACACAGCAGGAGCCATTTCCAGTATTGCCTTTAACTTGCCTGAGTCGGCTGTAGATGGTAATGTCATGCGAGTGCTGGCACGTCTGTTTGAAGTCAACCACGATATTGGCATTCCAAGCAATCGCAAAATTTTTCAGGCAATGATGGAAATTTTAATTGACCCAGAAAGGCCTGGTGACTTTAATCAAGCCTTGATGGACTTGGGATCAGATATTGAGGCGCCTGTAAATCCCAGACCAGAAGAAAGCCCAGTTAAGGACTTTAGTGCGGCATATCAGCACGGCACAATGGACCGTTATCCAATTAAGGCACCTAAGAAAAAGCCTGTCCCAATTTATCTTAAAGCCTTGGTGGTCAAAAATACTCAAGGACAATTTTTACTTGAAAAAAATGAAAGTGAAAAGCTATTGGCAGGTTTTTGGCATTTCCCCTTGATAGAAGTTGATAACTTTTCGCAAGAAGAGCAGTTTGACCTCTTTCATCAGGTTGCAGAAGAAAATGTGAACTTTGGTCCTAGTCCAGAAGAGAGTTTCCAGCAGGACTATGACTTAGAAGTTGATTGGCTTGATGTTTATTTTGACACTGTCAAGCATGTCTTTAGTCATCGCAAGTGGCATGTTCAAATTGTAGCAGGCCAGGTGACTGACTTTCATAACTTTTCAGATAGGGAAGTTCGCTGGCTTTCACCAGAAGAGTTTAAGAATTACCCACTTGCCAAACCCCAACAAAAAATCTGGCAGGCTTATGCACAAGCCAACTTAGACAATAGCAAAGACTAG
- a CDS encoding thioredoxin: MEQFLDNIKDLEVTTVARAQEALDKKETATFFIGRKTCPYCRKFAGTLAGVVAETKAHIYFINSEEPSQLNELQEFRSRYGIPTVPGFVHIADGQINVRCDSSMSAQEIKEFAGL; encoded by the coding sequence ATGGAACAATTTTTAGATAATATCAAAGACCTTGAAGTCACTACAGTTGCGCGTGCGCAAGAAGCTCTTGATAAAAAAGAAACTGCAACCTTCTTTATCGGTCGCAAAACTTGCCCTTACTGCCGTAAATTTGCAGGTACATTGGCAGGTGTCGTAGCTGAAACCAAAGCTCACATCTACTTCATCAACAGTGAAGAACCAAGCCAACTCAATGAGTTGCAAGAATTCCGCTCACGCTACGGAATTCCAACTGTACCAGGCTTCGTTCACATTGCAGATGGACAAATCAATGTCCGTTGCGACTCTTCAATGTCAGCGCAAGAAATCAAAGAATTTGCAGGATTGTAA
- a CDS encoding MFS transporter has translation MNRYAVQLISRGAVNKIGNMLYDYGNSVWLASMGTIGQTVLGMYQISELVTSILVNPFGGVISDRFSRRKILMTTDLVCGILCLAISFIRNDNWMIGALIVANIVQAIAFAFSRPANKAIITELVEKDELVLYNSRLELVLQVVSVSSPVLSFLVLQFASLHLTLLLDALTFFIAFVLVALLPKEEPMVQDKKPFTGKDIFADIKDGLHYIWHQKDIFFLLLVASSVNFFFAAFEFLLPFSNKLYGVEGAYATILTMGAIGSIIGALIANKFKSSMNTLLFLLILTGVGVFMMGLPLPNILTFSGNLICELFMTIFNIHFFTQVQTKIDGEYLGRVLSTIFTLAILFMPLAKGLMTLLPSVHLYSFLIIGLGVVALSFLALGYVRTHFEKKT, from the coding sequence ATGAATCGCTATGCAGTACAGTTGATTAGCCGTGGAGCTGTTAACAAGATAGGGAATATGCTCTATGATTATGGAAATAGTGTCTGGTTGGCTTCCATGGGGACTATCGGACAGACAGTTTTAGGAATGTATCAGATTTCTGAACTCGTCACATCTATTCTCGTCAACCCCTTTGGCGGAGTCATTTCAGACCGTTTTTCTCGTCGTAAGATTTTAATGACGACGGACCTTGTTTGTGGTATTCTTTGTCTAGCTATTTCTTTTATAAGGAATGACAACTGGATGATTGGGGCTTTGATTGTTGCTAATATTGTGCAGGCTATTGCTTTTGCCTTTTCTAGACCTGCAAATAAGGCCATTATCACAGAATTGGTAGAGAAGGATGAGCTGGTCCTCTACAATTCTCGTTTGGAGTTGGTCTTGCAGGTTGTCAGTGTGAGTTCTCCTGTACTTTCTTTTCTGGTCTTACAATTTGCAAGTCTCCATCTGACGCTCTTACTAGATGCTTTGACTTTTTTTATAGCATTTGTTCTAGTGGCCTTACTTCCAAAAGAAGAACCAATGGTTCAAGATAAGAAACCTTTTACTGGGAAAGATATTTTTGCGGATATCAAAGATGGCTTGCACTATATCTGGCATCAAAAAGATATTTTCTTTCTCCTGTTAGTGGCTTCCAGCGTTAATTTCTTTTTTGCGGCTTTTGAGTTTTTGCTTCCTTTTTCAAATAAACTATATGGAGTAGAAGGAGCTTATGCGACTATCTTAACCATGGGTGCGATTGGCTCAATTATAGGAGCACTGATAGCAAATAAATTTAAATCAAGTATGAATACACTTTTGTTCTTATTGATTTTAACAGGAGTAGGAGTTTTCATGATGGGTTTGCCACTGCCCAATATTTTAACCTTTTCTGGAAACCTGATTTGTGAACTCTTTATGACGATTTTTAATATTCACTTCTTTACACAGGTACAGACCAAGATTGATGGAGAATATTTGGGTAGGGTATTGAGTACCATTTTTACACTGGCAATTCTCTTTATGCCGCTTGCGAAAGGTTTGATGACCTTGCTTCCAAGTGTCCATCTTTATTCTTTCTTGATTATTGGACTTGGAGTTGTAGCCTTATCTTTCTTAGCTCTCGGATATGTTCGAACTCATTTTGAAAAAAAGACATAA
- a CDS encoding phospho-sugar mutase, which produces MSYQENYQKWVDFAELPDYLRQDLENMDEKTKEDAFYTNLEFGTAGMRGLIGAGTNRINIYVVRQATEGLARLIESKGGNEKERGVAIAYDSRHFSPEFAFESAAVLAKHGIKSYVFESLRPTPELSFAVRHLNCFAGIMVTASHNPAPFNGYKVYGEDGGQMPPHDADALTTYIRAIENPFAVEVADVEAEKASGLIEVIGEAVDVEYLKEVKDVNINPALIEEFGKDMKIVYTPLHGTGEMLARRALAQAGFDSVQVVEAQATADPDFSTVKSPNPESQAAFALAEELGRQVGADVLVATDPDADRVGVEVLQKDGSYLNLSGNQIGAIMAKYILEAHKNAGTLPENAALCKSIVSTDLVTKIAESYGATMFNVLTGFKFIAEKIQEFEEKHNHTYMMGFEESFGYLIKPFVRDKDAIQAVLVVAELAAYYRSRGLTLADGIEEIYKEYGYYAEKTISVTLSGVDGAEQIKAIMAKFRNNAPKEWNATAITVVEDFKAQTATAADGTVTNLTTPPSDVLKYTLADGSWIAVRPSGTEPKIKFYIAVVGETNEESQAKIANIEAEINAFVK; this is translated from the coding sequence ATGTCTTACCAAGAAAATTACCAGAAATGGGTTGATTTTGCGGAGCTTCCTGACTACCTTCGTCAAGATTTGGAAAATATGGACGAAAAAACTAAGGAAGATGCCTTCTATACAAATCTTGAATTTGGTACTGCAGGTATGCGTGGCCTGATTGGTGCTGGTACAAACCGCATCAACATCTACGTTGTTCGCCAAGCTACTGAAGGATTGGCTCGTTTGATTGAGTCAAAAGGTGGAAACGAAAAAGAACGAGGTGTAGCAATTGCCTACGATAGTCGTCACTTCTCACCTGAGTTTGCCTTTGAATCTGCGGCAGTTCTTGCTAAACACGGCATCAAATCTTACGTATTTGAAAGCCTTCGTCCAACTCCAGAATTATCATTTGCAGTTCGTCACCTCAACTGTTTCGCAGGTATCATGGTCACAGCCAGCCACAACCCTGCACCATTTAACGGATACAAGGTTTACGGTGAAGACGGTGGACAAATGCCTCCACACGATGCAGACGCTTTGACTACTTATATCCGTGCAATCGAAAATCCATTTGCAGTTGAAGTTGCTGATGTGGAAGCTGAAAAAGCTTCTGGCTTAATTGAAGTTATCGGCGAAGCTGTTGATGTAGAATACCTTAAAGAGGTTAAGGACGTAAACATCAACCCAGCCTTGATTGAAGAATTCGGTAAAGACATGAAAATTGTCTACACACCACTTCATGGTACTGGTGAAATGTTGGCTCGTCGTGCTCTTGCCCAAGCAGGATTTGACTCTGTTCAAGTCGTTGAAGCGCAAGCAACTGCTGACCCTGACTTTTCAACTGTAAAATCTCCAAACCCAGAAAGCCAAGCAGCTTTTGCTCTTGCTGAAGAACTTGGTCGTCAAGTTGGTGCAGATGTTCTTGTGGCAACTGACCCTGATGCTGACCGTGTTGGTGTTGAAGTTCTTCAAAAAGATGGTAGCTACCTCAACCTTTCAGGTAACCAAATCGGTGCTATCATGGCTAAATACATCTTGGAAGCCCACAAAAATGCTGGAACTCTGCCTGAAAATGCAGCACTCTGCAAATCTATCGTATCAACTGACTTGGTAACGAAGATTGCTGAAAGCTACGGCGCAACTATGTTCAACGTCTTGACTGGTTTCAAATTCATCGCTGAAAAAATCCAAGAATTCGAAGAAAAACACAATCACACTTACATGATGGGATTTGAAGAAAGCTTCGGTTACTTGATTAAACCATTCGTACGTGATAAAGACGCTATCCAAGCTGTTCTAGTCGTTGCTGAACTTGCTGCCTACTATCGTTCACGTGGTTTGACACTTGCTGACGGTATCGAAGAAATCTACAAAGAGTACGGCTACTACGCAGAAAAAACTATCTCTGTTACCCTTTCTGGTGTCGATGGTGCTGAACAAATCAAAGCGATCATGGCTAAATTCCGCAACAATGCTCCAAAAGAATGGAACGCAACAGCTATCACTGTCGTAGAAGACTTCAAAGCTCAAACTGCTACTGCTGCTGACGGTACCGTTACAAACTTAACAACTCCTCCAAGTGATGTTTTGAAATACACACTTGCTGACGGTTCATGGATTGCTGTTCGCCCTTCAGGTACAGAACCAAAAATCAAGTTCTACATTGCAGTTGTAGGTGAAACCAACGAAGAATCACAAGCTAAAATCGCTAACATCGAAGCAGAAATCAATGCTTTTGTAAAATAA
- a CDS encoding MutR family transcriptional regulator → MEHLGKVFREFRTSGNYSLKEAAGESCSTSQLSRFELGESDLAVSRFFEILDNIHVTIENFMDKARNFHNHEHVAMMGQIIPLYYSNDIAGFQKLQREQLEKAKSSTNPLYFELNWILLQGLICQRDSSYHMKQDDLDKVADYLFKTEEWTMYELILFGNLYSFYDVDYVTRIGREVMEREEFYQEIGRHKRLVLILALNCYQHCLEHLSFDNASYFETYTEKIIGKGIKLYERNIFHYLKGFALYQKGQCTEGCKQMQEAMHIFDVLGLPEQVAYYQEHYEKFVKD, encoded by the coding sequence ATGGAACATCTTGGAAAAGTATTTCGTGAATTTCGTACAAGTGGAAATTATTCTTTAAAGGAGGCGGCAGGGGAGTCCTGTTCAACCTCTCAGTTATCTCGCTTTGAGCTTGGGGAGTCTGACCTAGCAGTCTCGCGTTTCTTTGAGATTTTGGATAACATTCATGTAACAATCGAAAATTTCATGGACAAGGCAAGAAATTTTCACAATCATGAACATGTTGCCATGATGGGACAAATTATTCCGCTTTACTACTCAAATGATATTGCAGGTTTTCAAAAGCTTCAAAGAGAACAACTTGAAAAGGCTAAGAGTTCGACGAATCCCCTTTATTTTGAGCTGAACTGGATTTTGTTGCAAGGTCTGATTTGTCAAAGAGATTCGAGTTATCATATGAAGCAAGATGATTTGGATAAGGTAGCAGATTATCTCTTCAAAACAGAAGAATGGACCATGTATGAGTTGATTCTTTTCGGTAACCTCTATAGTTTCTACGATGTGGACTATGTCACTCGGATTGGTAGAGAAGTTATGGAGAGGGAGGAATTTTACCAAGAGATTGGTCGCCATAAGAGATTAGTGTTGATTTTGGCCCTCAATTGTTACCAGCATTGTTTAGAGCATCTTTCTTTTGACAATGCAAGCTATTTTGAGACTTATACAGAGAAGATTATTGGTAAAGGTATTAAGCTTTATGAGCGTAATATTTTCCATTACCTAAAAGGCTTTGCCTTATACCAAAAAGGACAGTGTACAGAAGGCTGTAAGCAGATGCAAGAGGCCATGCATATTTTTGACGTGCTAGGTCTTCCAGAGCAAGTAGCCTACTATCAGGAACACTACGAAAAATTTGTCAAAGATTAA
- a CDS encoding ABC-F family ATP-binding cassette domain-containing protein, with amino-acid sequence MIILQANKIERSFAGEVLFDNITLQVDERDRIALVGKNGAGKSTLLKILVGEEEPTSGEINKKKDISLSYLAQDSRFESENTIYDEMLHVFDDLRRTEKQLRQMELEMGEKFGEDLNKLMSDYDRLSENFRQADGFTYEADIRAILNGFKFDESMWQMKIAELSGGQNTRLALAKMLLEKPNLLVLDEPTNHLDIETIAWLENYLVNYSGALIIVSHDRYFLDKVATITLDLTKHSLDRYVGNYSRFVELKEQKLATEAKNYEKQQKEIAALEDFVNRNLVRASTTKRAQSRRKQLEKMERLDKPETGKKSANMTFQSEKTSGNVVLTVENAAVGYDGEVLSEPINLDLRKMNAVAIVGPNGIGKSTFIKSIVDQIPFIKGEKRFGANVEVGYYDQTQSKLTPSNTVLDELWNDFKLTPEVEIRNRLGAFLFSGDDVKKSVGMLSGGEKARLLLAKLSMENNNFLILDEPTNHLDIDSKEVLENALIDFDGTLLFVSHDRYFINRVATHVLELSENGSTLYLGDYDYYVDKKAEMEVSLTEEALTSNQVKEASSVNDYQAQKESQKEVRKLMRQIESLEAEIEELESQSQDISEQMLETNDASKLMELQAELDKISHRQEEAMLEWEELSEQV; translated from the coding sequence ATGATTATTTTACAAGCTAATAAAATTGAACGTTCTTTTGCAGGAGAGGTTCTTTTTGATAATATCACCCTGCAAGTTGATGAACGAGATCGAATTGCTCTTGTTGGGAAAAATGGTGCAGGTAAGTCTACTCTTTTGAAGATTTTGGTTGGAGAAGAGGAGCCAACTAGTGGAGAAATCAATAAGAAAAAAGATATTTCTCTGTCTTACCTAGCCCAAGATAGCCGTTTTGAGTCTGAAAATACCATCTACGATGAGATGCTTCATGTCTTTGATGATTTACGTCGGACTGAGAAGCAACTTCGCCAGATGGAGTTGGAGATGGGTGAAAAGTTTGGTGAGGACTTGAATAAGCTGATGTCAGATTACGACCGCTTATCTGAAAATTTTCGTCAGGCAGATGGCTTTACCTATGAAGCTGATATACGAGCGATTTTAAATGGATTCAAGTTTGACGAATCTATGTGGCAGATGAAAATTGCTGAGCTTTCTGGTGGTCAAAATACTCGTCTGGCACTGGCTAAAATGCTCCTTGAAAAGCCAAATCTCTTGGTATTGGACGAGCCAACCAACCACTTGGATATTGAAACTATTGCCTGGCTAGAGAATTACTTGGTAAATTATAGCGGTGCCCTTATTATTGTCAGCCATGACCGTTATTTCTTGGACAAGGTTGCGACAATTACGCTGGATTTGACCAAGCATTCTTTGGACCGCTATGTGGGCAATTACTCTCGTTTTGTAGAGTTGAAGGAGCAAAAGCTAGCTACTGAGGCAAAAAACTATGAAAAGCAACAGAAGGAAATCGCAGCTCTGGAAGACTTTGTCAATCGCAATTTAGTCCGAGCTTCAACGACCAAGCGTGCCCAATCTCGCCGCAAACAGCTGGAAAAAATGGAGCGTTTAGACAAGCCTGAAACTGGTAAGAAATCTGCTAACATGACCTTCCAGTCTGAAAAAACGTCGGGTAATGTTGTCCTGACTGTTGAAAATGCAGCTGTTGGCTATGATGGGGAAGTCCTGTCAGAGCCTATCAACTTAGACCTTCGTAAGATGAATGCTGTTGCTATAGTTGGTCCCAATGGTATTGGCAAATCAACCTTTATTAAGTCTATAGTGGACCAGATTCCTTTTATCAAGGGGGAAAAGCGATTTGGCGCTAATGTTGAGGTTGGATACTATGACCAAACTCAAAGCAAGCTGACACCAAGTAATACTGTACTGGATGAACTTTGGAATGATTTTAAACTGACACCAGAAGTTGAAATTCGTAACCGTCTAGGTGCCTTCCTTTTCTCGGGAGATGATGTTAAAAAATCGGTCGGCATGCTGTCTGGTGGCGAGAAAGCTCGTTTGCTTTTGGCTAAATTGTCTATGGAAAACAACAACTTTTTGATTCTGGATGAGCCAACCAACCACTTGGATATTGATAGCAAGGAAGTGCTAGAAAATGCCTTGATTGACTTTGATGGAACCTTGCTTTTTGTCAGCCACGACCGTTACTTTATCAATCGTGTAGCAACTCATGTTCTAGAATTGTCTGAGAATGGTTCGACTCTCTACCTTGGAGATTACGACTATTATGTTGATAAAAAGGCTGAAATGGAAGTCAGTCTTACAGAGGAAGCTTTAACCAGCAATCAAGTAAAAGAAGCAAGCTCAGTTAATGACTATCAAGCTCAGAAAGAAAGTCAAAAAGAAGTTCGTAAACTTATGCGACAAATCGAAAGTCTAGAAGCTGAAATTGAAGAGTTAGAAAGTCAAAGCCAAGACATTTCTGAACAAATGTTGGAAACAAACGATGCCAGCAAACTCATGGAATTGCAGGCTGAGTTGGACAAAATCAGCCATCGTCAGGAAGAAGCCATGCTTGAGTGGGAAGAATTATCAGAGCAGGTGTAA